The genomic interval AAAAAAAAATTTATGGAATATATTCAGTCATCAAGCAGCATAAATGGATGAAAGGCAGGAGAAAATGAAACAAAAGTATAATAAGATAAAGCAGCCAGTATTTGAATCTAACTTGCAGTTGCCACTTCTTGTGTATAACACATACCATTTTCTTGGGCTGTCAATTTGTTGTTTCTGTATAATTTCCCGCGATCCATTGTTTGTAGTTGGTGTGCTTCTTGTTCATTGTTTTCATCTCTTCGACCGGatgcttcttgttcctcctctgcagCGAATGTGTGGACTAACCAAGTAGGTGAAAGATGGAGTCAACGGGAGGGAAAGGCAAATAAATGGCTCACTTGCTCGATGCAATTCTCCTCCTGATTGCTCAGCATGGCTGCACCGTCCTCCTCCATGTCTATCATTATGTTATGTAACCTACAATACGTGTTGATTGTCCACCGCAAATCATTTTGATTATTCGGATGCCAGCCTTCTCCCTGTAGACACTTCCATGTGTCTTTCAACCTTTCCAGTGCCCTCAACGCCATGGCTGTAGCTGCAGAGTGTCTCTTGTTGAAGTCCACTTTTGAGTCTGAGATGTCATCCTCCAATCGGTAAGGTGTGAGGAGCCATGGACGAAGAGGGTATCCTGCATCACCAATGATGTAGTCTCCAACGTCTGAGCCATCTGATAGCTTCAGCTTGCTACCATCAAGCAAAGTACCTTTCTCGTAGGACTTGAAGAGCCAAGAGTCGTGCAAAAGACTTGACTGGTTCATGCTACTTGatgctccaaaccaaatatttgtgAACCTCATATCTGGATCAACGACGGCTTGCATTAGTGTGTCAGTGTTCTCCTCATGGTCAAGGTTTGGTGATCCAATTTTAAAGTAAGCTCTATGTACAACACCGCAACAGTTTGGCAAGCCGTGGATCTTGTCAAACCTGCACTTGATCTTCTCCATTGCTTGGAAATAGTATGGCCAGTCCAAATGGCGCAGCGCTCGCTCCCGAATAGCCTCAATAAACCTCTGAGTTACCAGCGAGACAGTTGACTCGTTCACACCAACAGAGGACCCTAAGGCAACCGATGTTTCACCAGAGTTCAGCATCCTCAGAGCGACGGCTACTCCATCTTGtaaagacaacactctcccatcaacAAAGGTGTGCTCCCTTGCCATCATACTTTCAAAAAATGACACCCTCACCAAGCTGCAGACGTAAC from Triticum dicoccoides isolate Atlit2015 ecotype Zavitan unplaced genomic scaffold, WEW_v2.0 scaffold183021, whole genome shotgun sequence carries:
- the LOC119344738 gene encoding protein ALP1-like, giving the protein TLSSCMVDPRGFESVYKMRRSTFSYVCSLVRVSFFESMMAREHTFVDGRVLSLQDGVAVALRMLNSGETSVALGSSVGVNESTVSLVTQRFIEAIRERALRHLDWPYYFQAMEKIKCRFDKIHGLPNCCGVVHRAYFKIGSPNLDHEENTDTLMQAVVDPDMRFTNIWFGASSSMNQSSLLHDSWLFKSYEKGTLLDGSKLKLSDGSDVGDYIIGDAGYPLRPWLLTPYRLEDDISDSKVDFNKRHSAATAMALRALERLKDTWKCLQGEGWHPNNQNDLRWTINTYCRLHNIMIDMEEDGAAMLSNQEENCIEQ